A genomic region of Gemmata massiliana contains the following coding sequences:
- a CDS encoding DUF1501 domain-containing protein — MLPLSRREILARCGTGIGTIALAGVLRDAQAADAPRATDPLAAKAPHFAAKAKHVVHLFMNGGASQVDTFDPKPALEKYHGKPIPTGNLRTERKTGAAMKSPYSFKKYGQSGIEVSELFAKTAAHIDDMCVIRSMYADVPNHEPSLLLMNCGDGRQPRPSLGSWVTYGLGSENRNLPGFVVMCPGGYPIVTTQNWRSAFLPGVYQGTYIDSQHTQVDKLIAHIRNTELPLDKQREQLDLVAALNAKHLADRANDANLESRIRTFELAFRMQSEAADVFDLSRETKKVRDLYGDTTIGRQLLLTRRLIERGVRVVQLWSGAGQPWDNHDNLATTHKTLAGQWDQPIAAFLSDLKQRGLFDSTLVQWGGEFGRTPVAELPALNGRDHNHYGFTCWLAGGGVRGGQVIGATDDFGFAAVENKMHVHDLHATMLHLLGFDHEKLTYRYAGRDFRLTDVHGTVVKEVIR; from the coding sequence ATGCTTCCGCTTTCCCGCCGTGAGATACTCGCCCGGTGCGGCACCGGTATCGGCACCATCGCCCTCGCTGGCGTCCTTCGGGATGCACAGGCGGCCGATGCCCCGCGCGCAACCGATCCGCTCGCGGCGAAGGCCCCGCACTTCGCGGCGAAGGCGAAGCACGTCGTTCACCTGTTCATGAACGGGGGAGCTTCGCAGGTCGACACGTTCGACCCCAAGCCGGCGCTCGAAAAGTACCACGGCAAACCCATCCCGACGGGGAACCTCCGCACCGAGCGCAAGACCGGCGCCGCGATGAAGTCGCCCTACAGCTTCAAGAAGTATGGTCAGTCCGGGATCGAGGTCAGCGAACTGTTCGCTAAGACCGCGGCGCACATTGATGACATGTGCGTGATCCGCTCGATGTACGCGGACGTGCCGAACCACGAGCCGTCGCTCCTGCTCATGAATTGCGGCGACGGGCGGCAACCGCGTCCGAGCCTCGGGAGCTGGGTCACGTATGGCCTCGGCAGCGAGAACCGTAACCTGCCCGGGTTCGTGGTCATGTGCCCCGGCGGGTACCCGATTGTCACCACGCAGAACTGGCGCTCCGCGTTCCTGCCGGGTGTGTACCAGGGCACGTACATCGACAGCCAGCACACGCAGGTCGATAAACTCATCGCGCACATTCGCAACACGGAACTGCCGCTCGATAAGCAGCGCGAGCAACTCGATCTCGTCGCCGCGCTGAACGCCAAGCACCTTGCCGACCGCGCGAACGATGCGAACCTGGAGTCCCGCATCCGCACGTTCGAGCTGGCGTTCCGGATGCAGTCTGAAGCGGCCGACGTGTTCGATTTGAGCCGGGAAACGAAGAAGGTCCGCGACCTGTACGGCGACACAACCATCGGTCGGCAGTTGCTCCTTACGCGACGGCTGATCGAGCGCGGGGTGCGGGTCGTACAACTCTGGAGCGGCGCCGGTCAGCCGTGGGACAATCACGACAATCTCGCGACCACGCACAAGACCCTCGCCGGTCAGTGGGACCAGCCCATCGCCGCGTTCCTCAGCGACCTGAAACAGCGCGGGCTGTTCGATAGCACGCTGGTGCAGTGGGGCGGTGAGTTCGGGCGCACCCCGGTCGCGGAACTCCCGGCTCTCAATGGCCGCGACCACAACCATTACGGCTTCACGTGCTGGCTCGCGGGCGGTGGGGTAAGGGGGGGGCAGGTCATCGGGGCGACGGACGATTTCGGCTTCGCGGCGGTCGAAAACAAGATGCACGTCCACGATCTTCATGCCACAATGCTGCACTTACTCGGCTTCGATCACGAGAAACTGACCTACCGCTACGCCGGGCGCGATTTCCGCCTCACCGACGTTCACGGCACCGTGGTCAAAGAAGTGATTCGTTGA
- a CDS encoding mandelate racemase/muconate lactonizing enzyme family protein has product MKIADVRLTGLTGGTVEGGWAEELAPEDNVHTIVEVLTDEGLVGVGSTFTSSHLVGAAVKLLRPFLIGERADEPARVSEKLRQNTFWQGRGGSVEHAISGIDIALWDLFGKITKQPVSRLLGGNYRNKIKPYGSLLFAEVEPLREKLKAAVARGFKAIKLGWKPFGRRDAKTDELLVRTAREAVGPGVELMVDAGGSDAFWPHGYKWALRTAQMLANYDIVWFEEALPPDDIAGFAELRRHSPVPIATGEVFTRRQSFRPLFEQQGADIVQPDCTKCGGLTEAWRIAWTAYEHNVQWVPHGWNTAIGLAADLQLSAAMPVAKYVEFLSPSPYMDELISVPFKPDADGLLTIPDTPGLGIELNRDALARFGVK; this is encoded by the coding sequence ATGAAGATCGCGGACGTTCGGCTCACCGGTCTTACCGGCGGCACGGTCGAAGGCGGGTGGGCCGAGGAACTCGCGCCCGAAGACAACGTTCATACCATCGTGGAGGTTCTGACGGACGAGGGGCTGGTCGGCGTCGGGAGCACGTTCACGAGTAGCCACCTCGTCGGCGCCGCGGTGAAATTGCTCCGTCCGTTCCTCATCGGCGAACGGGCCGATGAGCCGGCGCGCGTGAGTGAGAAGTTGCGGCAAAACACGTTCTGGCAGGGGCGCGGCGGGAGCGTCGAGCACGCGATCAGCGGCATCGATATCGCATTGTGGGATCTCTTCGGCAAGATCACGAAACAGCCCGTTTCGCGGTTGCTGGGTGGTAACTACCGTAACAAGATCAAGCCGTATGGGTCGCTCCTATTCGCCGAAGTGGAACCGTTGCGTGAGAAACTCAAGGCGGCGGTTGCACGCGGATTCAAGGCGATCAAGCTCGGTTGGAAACCGTTTGGTCGGCGCGACGCGAAGACGGACGAGCTACTCGTTCGCACCGCGCGGGAAGCGGTCGGGCCGGGCGTGGAACTGATGGTCGACGCGGGCGGGAGCGATGCGTTCTGGCCGCACGGTTACAAGTGGGCGCTGCGCACGGCACAAATGCTCGCGAACTACGACATCGTGTGGTTTGAGGAAGCACTTCCACCGGACGACATCGCGGGTTTCGCCGAATTGCGGCGCCACTCGCCAGTACCCATCGCAACGGGCGAAGTTTTCACACGCCGGCAGAGTTTCCGGCCACTGTTCGAGCAACAGGGCGCGGACATCGTGCAACCGGACTGCACCAAGTGCGGCGGACTCACCGAGGCGTGGCGCATCGCGTGGACGGCCTACGAGCACAACGTGCAGTGGGTGCCGCACGGCTGGAACACCGCCATCGGGCTAGCCGCTGATCTTCAGCTTTCCGCCGCGATGCCGGTCGCGAAGTACGTCGAGTTCCTATCGCCGTCGCCGTACATGGACGAGTTGATTTCTGTGCCGTTCAAACCCGATGCGGATGGGCTGCTGACGATACCGGATACTCCGGGGTTGGGTATCGAGTTGAACCGGGATGCTCTGGCCCGTTTCGGTGTGAAGTAG
- a CDS encoding peptidylprolyl isomerase: protein MKCVLGAVLVTFAVTNTFAEEPKPVRVLIQTDKGDIEVELDAAKAPNTVANFLKYVDGKFYEGGRFHRTVTPDNQPNNKVKIEVVQAGINPEKTKDGFKPIKLERTKDTTLAHKDGTISMARDGPDSATSDFFICIGNQPELDHGGKRNPDGEGFAVFGRVTKGMDVVKKIQSAPAKVQALEPPITIKKITRLP from the coding sequence ATGAAGTGCGTATTGGGCGCTGTCTTGGTGACGTTCGCTGTTACGAACACGTTCGCGGAGGAACCGAAGCCGGTTCGCGTGCTGATTCAGACCGATAAAGGAGACATCGAGGTTGAGCTGGACGCCGCGAAAGCCCCGAACACGGTCGCGAACTTCCTGAAGTACGTGGACGGCAAGTTCTACGAGGGCGGGCGGTTCCACCGGACCGTGACGCCGGACAACCAACCCAACAACAAGGTGAAGATCGAAGTGGTGCAGGCCGGGATCAACCCGGAGAAGACGAAGGACGGGTTCAAGCCGATCAAATTGGAGCGCACGAAGGACACGACGCTCGCGCACAAGGACGGCACGATCTCGATGGCACGCGACGGCCCCGACTCCGCAACTTCCGATTTCTTCATTTGCATCGGCAACCAGCCGGAACTCGACCACGGCGGGAAGCGCAACCCCGACGGAGAGGGATTCGCGGTGTTCGGTCGCGTGACGAAGGGCATGGACGTCGTAAAGAAGATTCAGTCCGCGCCCGCCAAAGTTCAGGCACTCGAACCTCCGATTACGATCAAGAAGATCACCCGCCTGCCTTGA
- a CDS encoding creatininase family protein, with amino-acid sequence MSRARTEYRYEKLTWPEINDAVDLGKVCIVPCGAVEQHGPHLPLDVDLVCPCGIATGTGREIPSKLLVLPVVAYGYTGHVMDFPGTINTDFEHFMHQVLDITKSLAYHGFKKIILLNGHGSNMPNLDLVARRTNVETDAECCVVAWWNLLTVDKTFLPKWRESKFPGGCSHACELETSLYLYLDGDNVRKDLIKSGTISFNNDDSPFNWVDLFGAGPATTVSWTSSYSDTGVLGDAELATPEKGRQAYEEAVKQLGRYVTWWKDRPKDVRKDRHRKPPTMPIPWGQRPLE; translated from the coding sequence ATGAGTCGCGCGCGGACGGAATACCGGTACGAGAAACTCACGTGGCCCGAGATCAACGACGCGGTTGATTTGGGCAAGGTGTGCATTGTGCCGTGCGGCGCGGTGGAGCAGCACGGGCCGCACTTGCCGCTCGACGTGGACCTTGTGTGCCCGTGTGGGATCGCAACTGGGACCGGGCGCGAGATCCCCAGCAAGCTGCTCGTGCTGCCGGTCGTGGCCTACGGCTACACCGGGCACGTGATGGACTTCCCCGGCACGATCAATACGGACTTCGAGCACTTCATGCACCAGGTGCTCGATATCACCAAATCGCTCGCGTACCACGGGTTCAAGAAGATCATCCTCTTGAACGGTCACGGCTCAAACATGCCGAACCTCGACCTCGTCGCGCGCCGCACCAACGTCGAGACGGATGCCGAGTGCTGCGTGGTCGCGTGGTGGAACCTGCTCACCGTGGACAAGACGTTTTTGCCGAAGTGGCGCGAGAGCAAGTTCCCGGGCGGGTGCTCGCACGCCTGTGAACTCGAAACGAGCCTGTACCTCTACCTCGACGGCGACAACGTCCGCAAAGACCTCATCAAGAGCGGCACGATCAGTTTCAACAACGACGACAGCCCGTTCAACTGGGTCGATCTGTTCGGCGCGGGGCCGGCAACGACCGTTTCGTGGACCAGCAGTTATTCGGACACCGGCGTTCTGGGTGACGCGGAACTGGCGACCCCGGAGAAGGGCCGACAGGCCTACGAAGAGGCCGTGAAGCAACTCGGCCGGTACGTAACGTGGTGGAAGGACCGGCCGAAGGACGTCCGCAAGGACCGCCACCGTAAACCGCCGACCATGCCGATCCCGTGGGGGCAGCGCCCGTTAGAGTGA
- a CDS encoding succinylglutamate desuccinylase/aspartoacylase family protein, translating to MSVSPIRSTVDFDKPGKQYGHLYVPYSYNLGGWANLMLPVAVISRGTGPTALVLAGNHGDEYPGQIAIMRLLRELSPEHVTGRLILVPTLTMPGAKAATRLSPLDGKNFNRCFPGNPTGTPSEVVAHYLTTELFPRADIVIDIHTGGRSLDFEPCAHMHLVPKGPQRDQMLAATEAWNTDFCFLYADVAGTGLLPVEAENQGKVVVTTEMGGSENVTALVHAETQMGLRNVLMHFGLLPGKVVTRESLGLAPTRWVQALNWDDYRFAPESGVYENLVPLGEDVSAGQPVGAIHFLERPDREPVYVLANTDGVLIATRAPSIVAQGDCVACVAHDVDPRKL from the coding sequence GTGTCCGTTTCTCCCATTCGCTCCACGGTCGATTTCGACAAGCCGGGCAAGCAGTACGGCCATTTGTACGTGCCGTACTCGTACAACCTGGGCGGATGGGCGAACCTGATGCTGCCCGTGGCGGTTATTAGCCGCGGAACCGGTCCGACCGCGCTCGTGCTCGCGGGGAACCACGGCGACGAGTACCCGGGGCAGATCGCGATTATGCGGCTGCTGCGAGAGCTTTCGCCGGAACACGTCACTGGTCGATTGATCCTGGTCCCCACGCTCACGATGCCCGGCGCGAAGGCTGCGACCCGGCTCTCCCCGCTCGACGGCAAGAACTTCAACCGCTGCTTTCCCGGGAACCCGACCGGCACGCCGAGCGAAGTCGTCGCGCACTACCTCACCACGGAATTGTTCCCGCGTGCGGACATCGTGATCGACATTCACACCGGCGGCCGGAGCCTGGACTTCGAGCCGTGTGCCCACATGCACCTCGTTCCCAAAGGCCCGCAACGCGACCAGATGCTCGCCGCGACCGAGGCGTGGAACACGGACTTCTGCTTCCTGTACGCGGACGTAGCCGGGACCGGATTGCTTCCGGTCGAAGCGGAGAACCAGGGGAAGGTGGTCGTTACCACCGAGATGGGCGGCAGCGAGAACGTTACGGCCCTCGTCCACGCGGAAACGCAGATGGGGTTACGGAACGTGCTCATGCACTTCGGTTTGCTGCCGGGCAAGGTGGTCACGCGCGAGTCGCTCGGGCTAGCCCCCACGCGCTGGGTGCAGGCGCTGAACTGGGACGACTACCGCTTCGCGCCGGAATCGGGAGTGTACGAGAACCTCGTTCCGCTGGGCGAAGACGTGAGCGCGGGGCAGCCGGTCGGTGCGATCCACTTCCTCGAACGCCCCGACCGCGAACCGGTCTACGTGCTCGCGAATACTGACGGCGTGCTGATCGCCACGCGCGCCCCGTCGATCGTCGCTCAGGGCGACTGCGTCGCGTGCGTCGCTCACGACGTGGACCCACGGAAGCTATAG
- a CDS encoding mandelate racemase/muconate lactonizing enzyme family protein, translated as MKITQVVCQILRIPNITAKTASSQDSVLVRVRTDDGLEGVGEADSSPEVVKAIIDAPFSHNIACGLRKILVGENPLEHERLWQKMYRKTMYFGRTAVGITAMAAVDMALWDLKGKAFGQPIHRLLGGKQHDKVRGYASILFGRDGKETADIARRWVDAGYSAVKFGWEPMGTSEAVDIDLVRGAREGLGKATLLIDAGCVYDARTALRRAHAFAEYSPEWFEEPLREDDVEGYVWLRDRSPIPIAAGEGECGRESFRQLIDRRALDVYQVDISRCGFTDAAYIRARVEEIGARLCNHCYTSPLTVAASIHWLSTCRDAFVFEDCVEDSPLRHELTHEKVQSVNGWMEVPDRPGLGVTLDEKFVQKYLVAESS; from the coding sequence ATGAAGATCACGCAAGTTGTCTGTCAGATCCTCCGCATCCCGAACATCACCGCGAAGACCGCGAGCAGCCAGGACTCGGTGCTGGTGCGCGTGCGCACCGACGACGGGCTGGAGGGTGTCGGCGAAGCGGACTCGTCACCGGAAGTGGTGAAGGCGATCATCGACGCGCCGTTCAGTCACAACATCGCGTGCGGGTTGCGCAAGATTCTGGTCGGAGAGAACCCGCTCGAACACGAGCGATTGTGGCAGAAGATGTACCGCAAAACGATGTACTTCGGGCGCACCGCGGTCGGCATCACCGCAATGGCCGCGGTCGATATGGCGCTGTGGGACTTGAAGGGAAAAGCGTTCGGCCAACCGATTCACCGACTGCTCGGCGGCAAGCAGCACGACAAGGTCCGCGGGTACGCCTCCATTCTGTTCGGGCGCGACGGTAAGGAAACCGCCGACATCGCCCGCAGGTGGGTCGACGCGGGGTATTCTGCGGTGAAGTTCGGTTGGGAGCCGATGGGTACCTCTGAAGCGGTCGACATCGACCTCGTTCGAGGCGCGCGGGAGGGGCTAGGTAAAGCCACGCTGCTGATCGATGCGGGGTGTGTGTACGACGCGCGGACCGCGCTGCGTCGGGCGCATGCCTTCGCGGAGTATAGCCCCGAGTGGTTCGAGGAACCGCTGCGCGAGGATGATGTCGAGGGGTACGTGTGGCTCCGCGACCGGTCGCCGATCCCGATCGCCGCGGGGGAGGGGGAGTGCGGGCGCGAGTCGTTCCGGCAACTCATCGATCGCCGCGCGCTCGACGTGTACCAGGTGGACATCTCCCGCTGCGGGTTCACGGACGCCGCGTACATTCGGGCGCGCGTCGAGGAGATCGGCGCCCGCCTCTGTAACCACTGTTACACCAGCCCGCTCACCGTGGCTGCGAGCATTCACTGGCTCTCGACGTGCCGCGATGCGTTCGTGTTCGAGGACTGCGTCGAGGACTCGCCGCTGCGCCACGAACTGACGCACGAGAAGGTCCAGTCCGTGAATGGGTGGATGGAAGTACCCGATCGCCCTGGCCTCGGTGTGACGCTCGACGAGAAGTTCGTGCAGAAATATCTGGTCGCGGAATCGAGCTGA
- a CDS encoding PSD1 and planctomycete cytochrome C domain-containing protein, with the protein MIRVALVSLIVVCWCADARAADPAALEFFEKQVRPVLVEKCLSCHAAEKPKGGLRLDSREGFIRGGHSGAAIVPGKPKDGLLITALLHTDNDLKMPPGGKLPANEIAALTKWVELGAPWPEKVTLAAPDAIAKAAAKHWAFRPVQRPAVPEIRNPKAEIRNEIDKFVLAKLAEKGLSLSPRADKRTLIRRATFDLHGLPPTPEEVEAFLKDDSPNAYEKLIDRLLANPRYGERWGRHWLDVARYADNKGYVFFEGKEYPWAWTYRDYVIRALNEDKPFDQFVTEQLAADLLAPQDTSAQAALGFLTVGGHFMNNTHDIIDDRMDVITRGLMAITVTCARCHDHKFDPVPAADYYSLYGVLRSSVEPTVPPLVGPTPKEPDKAYSTELTAREKRLVDFVTAKHATLVSGARSRAGEYLLAAHEARNQPPADDFMLIADPGDLNPSMITRWKQFLTDTKKRKHPAFLHWHAVSELPDAELAEKAPGLLKAVVGGNKLVAAAFSEPPKSMKDVATRYGKLLTDVDRQWKDAAKGATKFDDPDQEELRHVLYGADSPADAPLALDWGFLSLFPDRTTQGEYQKHLNALEEWLGKGPPRAMVLNDTSRPYDPRIFERGNPGRPSDPVPRQFIRVVNPARKPFASTGSGRLDLAREIVSKDNPLTARVFVNRVWMQHFGKALVGTPGDFGLRGDAPTHPELLDWLASEWMNPSANSSEARAEQNAPRTPWSIKRLHKLIMTSATYTQDSLDRADAVTADPDNRLMWKQNRRRLEFEPLHDAVLAASGQLDLKLGGPSARLFGGNKRRAVYGYIDRLEFPSLLTTFDVPNPAGFAPERTNTTVSPQALFLMNGSFARDAAKKLVALPAFQKLADSGERLDWIYLTLYGRRPDADERKLALAFVAKGADRWIDLAHGLLMTNEFAFVD; encoded by the coding sequence ATGATTCGTGTTGCGCTCGTTTCACTGATCGTTGTGTGTTGGTGCGCAGACGCGCGGGCCGCGGATCCCGCTGCGCTGGAGTTCTTCGAGAAGCAGGTGCGGCCGGTACTGGTTGAGAAGTGCCTGTCGTGTCACGCCGCGGAGAAGCCGAAGGGGGGGCTCCGACTCGATTCGCGCGAGGGCTTCATTAGGGGTGGGCACAGTGGCGCGGCCATCGTGCCGGGTAAACCCAAAGACGGGTTGCTCATTACTGCGCTTCTCCACACCGACAACGATCTGAAGATGCCGCCGGGGGGAAAGCTTCCGGCAAACGAAATCGCGGCACTCACGAAATGGGTGGAACTCGGCGCGCCGTGGCCGGAGAAAGTCACATTGGCCGCCCCGGACGCGATCGCGAAGGCCGCGGCGAAACACTGGGCCTTTCGGCCCGTTCAGCGCCCCGCAGTGCCCGAGATCCGAAACCCTAAAGCCGAGATTCGCAACGAGATCGACAAGTTCGTGCTGGCGAAACTTGCTGAGAAGGGACTGTCACTTTCTCCTCGGGCCGACAAGCGCACGCTGATCCGGCGCGCGACGTTCGACCTTCACGGGTTGCCGCCGACGCCGGAAGAGGTGGAAGCGTTCCTGAAGGACGATTCACCGAACGCCTACGAAAAACTGATCGATCGATTGCTGGCCAATCCGCGTTACGGTGAGCGCTGGGGCCGGCACTGGCTCGATGTGGCCCGGTATGCGGACAACAAGGGCTACGTGTTCTTCGAGGGGAAGGAGTACCCGTGGGCGTGGACGTACCGCGATTACGTCATTCGCGCGCTGAACGAGGACAAGCCGTTCGACCAGTTTGTGACTGAACAACTCGCGGCCGATCTCCTCGCGCCGCAAGACACCTCGGCCCAAGCCGCACTCGGGTTCCTGACGGTCGGCGGGCACTTCATGAACAACACGCACGACATCATCGACGACCGCATGGACGTCATTACGCGCGGGTTGATGGCAATCACCGTGACGTGCGCGCGGTGCCACGATCACAAGTTCGATCCCGTCCCCGCGGCCGATTATTACTCACTTTACGGCGTGTTGCGGAGTTCCGTCGAACCCACCGTCCCGCCGCTCGTGGGGCCGACCCCGAAGGAGCCGGACAAGGCGTACAGCACCGAACTCACCGCGCGTGAAAAGCGCCTTGTCGATTTCGTGACCGCAAAGCACGCCACGCTCGTTTCTGGTGCCCGGAGTCGTGCGGGTGAGTACCTCCTGGCGGCACACGAAGCCCGGAACCAGCCGCCGGCCGACGACTTCATGCTGATCGCCGATCCCGGCGACCTGAACCCCAGCATGATTACGCGATGGAAGCAGTTCCTCACGGACACCAAGAAGCGCAAACACCCCGCGTTCTTGCACTGGCACGCGGTCAGTGAACTGCCGGACGCCGAGCTCGCAGAGAAAGCCCCGGGCTTGCTCAAGGCCGTAGTTGGGGGCAATAAGCTCGTGGCCGCAGCGTTTAGCGAGCCGCCGAAATCGATGAAGGACGTGGCCACGCGGTACGGCAAACTGCTGACGGACGTGGACAGGCAGTGGAAGGACGCCGCAAAGGGCGCAACCAAGTTTGACGATCCCGACCAAGAAGAACTACGCCACGTGCTGTACGGCGCGGATTCGCCGGCAGACGCACCGCTCGCGCTCGATTGGGGGTTCCTCTCGCTGTTCCCCGATCGCACGACGCAGGGCGAATATCAGAAGCACCTCAACGCACTCGAAGAGTGGCTCGGGAAGGGGCCGCCGCGTGCGATGGTGCTGAACGATACCTCGCGCCCCTACGACCCGCGAATCTTCGAGCGCGGCAATCCCGGGCGCCCGAGCGATCCGGTTCCCCGACAGTTCATTCGCGTCGTGAACCCGGCGCGCAAGCCTTTTGCTTCAACCGGGAGCGGGCGGCTCGATTTGGCGCGCGAGATCGTGTCGAAGGATAATCCTCTGACGGCGCGGGTCTTCGTGAACCGCGTGTGGATGCAGCACTTCGGGAAGGCACTTGTCGGTACCCCGGGCGACTTCGGACTGCGAGGCGACGCCCCCACGCATCCGGAACTGCTCGACTGGCTCGCGAGCGAGTGGATGAACCCTTCCGCAAATTCTTCGGAGGCTCGCGCAGAGCAGAACGCACCTCGTACCCCCTGGAGCATCAAGCGCCTCCACAAACTCATCATGACATCCGCGACCTACACGCAGGACAGCCTCGACCGCGCGGATGCGGTTACCGCTGATCCCGACAACCGGCTGATGTGGAAGCAGAACCGGCGCCGACTGGAATTCGAGCCGCTGCACGACGCAGTTCTGGCCGCGTCCGGGCAGCTCGACCTGAAATTGGGTGGCCCGAGTGCGCGGCTCTTTGGCGGTAACAAGCGGCGCGCGGTGTACGGTTACATCGACCGGCTGGAGTTTCCTTCACTGCTCACGACGTTCGATGTGCCCAACCCGGCGGGCTTCGCTCCCGAGCGCACGAACACGACCGTATCTCCGCAGGCGCTCTTTTTGATGAACGGCTCGTTCGCACGCGACGCGGCAAAGAAGCTCGTAGCTCTTCCCGCGTTCCAGAAACTTGCGGATTCGGGCGAACGGCTCGATTGGATCTACCTGACGCTCTACGGCCGGCGACCGGACGCAGACGAGCGCAAACTGGCCCTCGCGTTCGTCGCGAAGGGCGCGGACCGCTGGATCGACCTCGCCCACGGGCTATTGATGACCAACGAGTTCGCGTTCGTGGATTGA